One window from the genome of Oryza glaberrima chromosome 3, OglaRS2, whole genome shotgun sequence encodes:
- the LOC127767086 gene encoding myosin-binding protein 3-like isoform X2, translated as MAATAAAASRFAAALFHRRTRRVTSALAYAVLEWTLIALLLINGLFSYAIARFAAYFGLRPPCLLCSRVDRLFEKATEEEDGARWLRSVLCGAHAAEISGLGNCLHHGRLADAGDMCEACLSSSKEESIKDAGEESATVCSCCYAVVKTSSRELPDKGQGQSEEKTTEEDRNQGYVPLAQEEHGEEEDQGYVILAQEEHDEEDEEEHGEFQEEERQEEVDDKDEQEEKMAAVQDESLEVMAVGEEIELDGERLVSVAAIDEMTIADESGLHQACCEKEKEMDHIDGEHELRDLDIGVVLEEKRMLDSSAAAADVAIEDDFVVPVPCAEPVTSPPDPHENIIPHDDELVIEDVAQIGDATAEEETVEEEEVETAEEEEIVVPEVIEEVSEDDNQLSSLVIWYASLIVFLSVTEAVPEDDNRSAEVDTNCEVSIGSEICEREQDDHVVPFHESAEFEEPTDPLAYPDEQPLPLESLHETDPTAQASETEQEEEATASQRLDQPPNEQNEVEDDKAPETPTYSVATQISDKKFLLERKRSLSLSLDGSVASEMELSEPSTVDQLKSALQAERKALSALYSELEEERSAAAIATNQTMAMINRLQEEKAAMQMEALQYQRMMEEQSEYDQEALQLLNELVTKREREKQELERELDMCRQKVLHYEDKERRRMASFKANGHSPNGNGTSVSSSGEDSDGHSDEYCELGESPDGSNLQSPSDATFSPRTDQENKKHLVALDDSLTYFEMERLSILEELKTLEERLFTLEDDDINDTSAAVGRSSDEYELSADGLHSPGNGDITSDKAKFEGRNSICRGKSLLPLFDAAGDESSDQTPSARVGDVQVDNSTKPVSVLVKEQERLAIIEEVDHVYERLQALEADKEFLRHCIKSLKKGDRGMDLLQEILQHLRELRSVELHVKHAGDALAANSA; from the exons atggcggcgacggcggcggcggcgagcaggttCGCGGCGGCGCTGTTCCACAGGAGGACGCGGAGGGTCACGTCGGCGCTGGCGTACGCCGTCCTGGAGTGGACGCTCATCGCGCTGCTGCTGATCAACGGGCTCTTCTCCTACGCCATCGCCCGGTTCGCCGCCTACTTCGGGCTCAGGCCGCCGTGCCTCCTCTGCTCCCGCGTCGACCGCCTCTTCGAGaaggcgacggaggaggaggatggcgcgcGGTGGCTGCGGAGCGTCCTCTGCGGCGCCCACGCGGCGGAGATCTCCGGGCTCGGGAACTGCCTGCACCACGGTcggctcgccgacgccggcgacatGTGCGAGGCCTGCCTGTCTTCTTCCAAGGAGGAGAGCATAAAAGATGCAGGGGAGGAGAGCGCCACGGTGTGCTCTTGCTGCTACGCCGTTGTGAAAACCTCCTCGCGCGAGCTGCCGGATAAAGGACAAGGCCAATCGGAGGAGAAGACAACCGAAGAAGACAGAAACCAAGGGTATGTTCCATTGGCTCAAGAGGAGCAcggcgaagaagaagaccaAGGATATGTTATTTTGGCTCAAGAGGAGCacgacgaggaagacgaagaagagCATGGAGAATTTCAGGAGGAAGAGCGGCAAGAAGAGGTGGACGATAAAGACGAGCAAGAGGAGAAGATGGCCGCCGTCCAGGACGAGTCCTTGGAAGTCATGGCTGTCGGAGAAGAGATCGAGCTCGACGGAGAGCGCTTGGTGTCGGTGGCAGCCATCGATGAGATGACAATCGCCGACGAGTCAGGTTTGCATCAGGCGTGCTgtgaaaaggagaaagaaatgGACCATATCGACGGCGAGCACGAGTTGAGAGATCTTGATATCGGAGTTGTTCTTGAGGAGAAGAGGATGTTGGATTCTTCGGCTGCAGCGGCGGATGTCGCGATTGAGGACGACTTTGTTGTGCCTGTTCCTTGTGCAGAGCCTGTCACAAGCCCACCTGATCCTCATGAGAATATCATCCCCCACGATGATGAATTGGTTATTGAAGATGTTGCTCAAATTGGAGATGCCACTGCTGAAGAAGAAacagttgaagaagaagaagttgagacagctgaagaagaagaaattgttGTGCCCGAAG TCATTGAAGAAGTTTCTGAAGATGACAATCAATTGTCCAGTCTTGTCATCTGGTATGCCAGTCTCATCGTTTTCCTTTCAGTCACTGAAGCAGTTCCTGAAGATGACAACAGATCAGCAGAGGTGGACACTAACTGTGAGGTATCAATCGGGAGTGAGATATGCGAACGGGAGCAAGATGACCATGTCGTGCCGTTTCATGAATCAGCAGAGTTTGAGGAGCCAACTGATCCATTGGCGTACCCAGATGAGCAGCCACTGCCATTGGAAAGTCTCCATGAAACAGACCCAACTGCGCAAG CAAGTGAAACcgaacaggaggaggaggcgacggcgagccagAGATTAGACCAGCCACCAAACGAACAGAACGAGGTTGAAGACGACAAGGCACCTGAGACACCGACCTACAGCGTTGCCACACAAATCTCAGACAAAAAGTTTTTGCTTGAGAGGAAACGGTCACTATCCTTATCTTTGGACGGGAGTGTGGCAAGCGAGATGGAGTTGTCCGAGCCTTCCACCGTTGATCAGCTGAAATCGGCGCTGCAAGCGGAGCGAAAGGCACTCAGCGCATTGTACTCCGAGCTTGAGGAAGAGAGGAGCGCCGCTGCCATCGCGACCAACCAGACTATGGCAATGATCAACAGGTTGCAGGAAGAGAAGGCAGCAATGCAGATGGAGGCTCTGCAATACCAACGGATGATGGAGGAGCAGTCGGAGTACGACCAGGAGGCGCTGCAGTTGCTGAACGAGCTGGTCAccaagagggagagggagaagcaGGAACTGGAGAGGGAGCTGGATATGTGCAGGCAGAAGGTGCTACACTACGAGgacaaggagaggaggagaatggCAAGCTTCAAGGCTAACGGGCATAGCCCCAATGGTAATGGCACTTCTGTGTCATCCAGTGGTGAGGACAGTGACGGGCACTCCGATGAATACTGCGAACTAGGTGAGTCCCCGGATGGCAGCAATCTTCAGAGCCCGTCTGATGCTACTTTTAGCCCCAGGACAGatcaagaaaacaagaaacatctGGTGGCTCTTGATGACTCCTTGACGTACTTTGAGATGGAAAGGCTATCTATCTTGGAAGAGCTCAAGACATTGGAGGAGAGGCTCTTCACATTGGAAGATGATGACATCAACGACACCAGTGCTGCTGTGGGCCGATCTTCAGATGAATATGAACTGTCGGCTGACGGTCTCCATTCTCCGGGAAATGGTGATATCACCAGTGACAAGGCAAAGTTTGAAGGTCGAAATTCTATTTGCAGGGGAAAGAGTCTTCTTCCTCTATTCGATGCAGCTGGAGATGAGAGCAGTGATCAGACACCATCTGCAAGGGTTGGGGATGT
- the LOC127767086 gene encoding myosin-binding protein 2-like isoform X3, translated as MAATAAAASRFAAALFHRRTRRVTSALAYAVLEWTLIALLLINGLFSYAIARFAAYFGLRPPCLLCSRVDRLFEKATEEEDGARWLRSVLCGAHAAEISGLGNCLHHGRLADAGDMCEACLSSSKEESIKDAGEESATVCSCCYAVVKTSSRELPDKGQGQSEEKTTEEDRNQGYVPLAQEEHGEEEDQGYVILAQEEHDEEDEEEHGEFQEEERQEEVDDKDEQEEKMAAVQDESLEVMAVGEEIELDGERLVSVAAIDEMTIADESGLHQACCEKEKEMDHIDGEHELRDLDIGVVLEEKRMLDSSAAAADVAIEDDFVVPVPCAEPVTSPPDPHENIIPHDDELVIEDVAQIGDATAEEETVEEEEVETAEEEEIVVPEVTEAVPEDDNRSAEVDTNCEVSIGSEICEREQDDHVVPFHESAEFEEPTDPLAYPDEQPLPLESLHETDPTAQEASETEQEEEATASQRLDQPPNEQNEVEDDKAPETPTYSVATQISDKKFLLERKRSLSLSLDGSVASEMELSEPSTVDQLKSALQAERKALSALYSELEEERSAAAIATNQTMAMINRLQEEKAAMQMEALQYQRMMEEQSEYDQEALQLLNELVTKREREKQELERELDMCRQKVLHYEDKERRRMASFKANGHSPNGNGTSVSSSGEDSDGHSDEYCELGESPDGSNLQSPSDATFSPRTDQENKKHLVALDDSLTYFEMERLSILEELKTLEERLFTLEDDDINDTSAAVGRSSDEYELSADGLHSPGNGDITSDKAKFEGRNSICRGKSLLPLFDAAGDESSDQTPSARVGDVQVDNSTKPVSVLVKEQERLAIIEEVDHVYERLQALEADKEFLRHCIKSLKKGDRGMDLLQEILQHLRELRSVELHVKHAGDALAANSA; from the exons atggcggcgacggcggcggcggcgagcaggttCGCGGCGGCGCTGTTCCACAGGAGGACGCGGAGGGTCACGTCGGCGCTGGCGTACGCCGTCCTGGAGTGGACGCTCATCGCGCTGCTGCTGATCAACGGGCTCTTCTCCTACGCCATCGCCCGGTTCGCCGCCTACTTCGGGCTCAGGCCGCCGTGCCTCCTCTGCTCCCGCGTCGACCGCCTCTTCGAGaaggcgacggaggaggaggatggcgcgcGGTGGCTGCGGAGCGTCCTCTGCGGCGCCCACGCGGCGGAGATCTCCGGGCTCGGGAACTGCCTGCACCACGGTcggctcgccgacgccggcgacatGTGCGAGGCCTGCCTGTCTTCTTCCAAGGAGGAGAGCATAAAAGATGCAGGGGAGGAGAGCGCCACGGTGTGCTCTTGCTGCTACGCCGTTGTGAAAACCTCCTCGCGCGAGCTGCCGGATAAAGGACAAGGCCAATCGGAGGAGAAGACAACCGAAGAAGACAGAAACCAAGGGTATGTTCCATTGGCTCAAGAGGAGCAcggcgaagaagaagaccaAGGATATGTTATTTTGGCTCAAGAGGAGCacgacgaggaagacgaagaagagCATGGAGAATTTCAGGAGGAAGAGCGGCAAGAAGAGGTGGACGATAAAGACGAGCAAGAGGAGAAGATGGCCGCCGTCCAGGACGAGTCCTTGGAAGTCATGGCTGTCGGAGAAGAGATCGAGCTCGACGGAGAGCGCTTGGTGTCGGTGGCAGCCATCGATGAGATGACAATCGCCGACGAGTCAGGTTTGCATCAGGCGTGCTgtgaaaaggagaaagaaatgGACCATATCGACGGCGAGCACGAGTTGAGAGATCTTGATATCGGAGTTGTTCTTGAGGAGAAGAGGATGTTGGATTCTTCGGCTGCAGCGGCGGATGTCGCGATTGAGGACGACTTTGTTGTGCCTGTTCCTTGTGCAGAGCCTGTCACAAGCCCACCTGATCCTCATGAGAATATCATCCCCCACGATGATGAATTGGTTATTGAAGATGTTGCTCAAATTGGAGATGCCACTGCTGAAGAAGAAacagttgaagaagaagaagttgagacagctgaagaagaagaaattgttGTGCCCGAAG TCACTGAAGCAGTTCCTGAAGATGACAACAGATCAGCAGAGGTGGACACTAACTGTGAGGTATCAATCGGGAGTGAGATATGCGAACGGGAGCAAGATGACCATGTCGTGCCGTTTCATGAATCAGCAGAGTTTGAGGAGCCAACTGATCCATTGGCGTACCCAGATGAGCAGCCACTGCCATTGGAAAGTCTCCATGAAACAGACCCAACTGCGCAAG AAGCAAGTGAAACcgaacaggaggaggaggcgacggcgagccagAGATTAGACCAGCCACCAAACGAACAGAACGAGGTTGAAGACGACAAGGCACCTGAGACACCGACCTACAGCGTTGCCACACAAATCTCAGACAAAAAGTTTTTGCTTGAGAGGAAACGGTCACTATCCTTATCTTTGGACGGGAGTGTGGCAAGCGAGATGGAGTTGTCCGAGCCTTCCACCGTTGATCAGCTGAAATCGGCGCTGCAAGCGGAGCGAAAGGCACTCAGCGCATTGTACTCCGAGCTTGAGGAAGAGAGGAGCGCCGCTGCCATCGCGACCAACCAGACTATGGCAATGATCAACAGGTTGCAGGAAGAGAAGGCAGCAATGCAGATGGAGGCTCTGCAATACCAACGGATGATGGAGGAGCAGTCGGAGTACGACCAGGAGGCGCTGCAGTTGCTGAACGAGCTGGTCAccaagagggagagggagaagcaGGAACTGGAGAGGGAGCTGGATATGTGCAGGCAGAAGGTGCTACACTACGAGgacaaggagaggaggagaatggCAAGCTTCAAGGCTAACGGGCATAGCCCCAATGGTAATGGCACTTCTGTGTCATCCAGTGGTGAGGACAGTGACGGGCACTCCGATGAATACTGCGAACTAGGTGAGTCCCCGGATGGCAGCAATCTTCAGAGCCCGTCTGATGCTACTTTTAGCCCCAGGACAGatcaagaaaacaagaaacatctGGTGGCTCTTGATGACTCCTTGACGTACTTTGAGATGGAAAGGCTATCTATCTTGGAAGAGCTCAAGACATTGGAGGAGAGGCTCTTCACATTGGAAGATGATGACATCAACGACACCAGTGCTGCTGTGGGCCGATCTTCAGATGAATATGAACTGTCGGCTGACGGTCTCCATTCTCCGGGAAATGGTGATATCACCAGTGACAAGGCAAAGTTTGAAGGTCGAAATTCTATTTGCAGGGGAAAGAGTCTTCTTCCTCTATTCGATGCAGCTGGAGATGAGAGCAGTGATCAGACACCATCTGCAAGGGTTGGGGATGT
- the LOC127767086 gene encoding myosin-binding protein 3-like isoform X1 translates to MAATAAAASRFAAALFHRRTRRVTSALAYAVLEWTLIALLLINGLFSYAIARFAAYFGLRPPCLLCSRVDRLFEKATEEEDGARWLRSVLCGAHAAEISGLGNCLHHGRLADAGDMCEACLSSSKEESIKDAGEESATVCSCCYAVVKTSSRELPDKGQGQSEEKTTEEDRNQGYVPLAQEEHGEEEDQGYVILAQEEHDEEDEEEHGEFQEEERQEEVDDKDEQEEKMAAVQDESLEVMAVGEEIELDGERLVSVAAIDEMTIADESGLHQACCEKEKEMDHIDGEHELRDLDIGVVLEEKRMLDSSAAAADVAIEDDFVVPVPCAEPVTSPPDPHENIIPHDDELVIEDVAQIGDATAEEETVEEEEVETAEEEEIVVPEVIEEVSEDDNQLSSLVIWYASLIVFLSVTEAVPEDDNRSAEVDTNCEVSIGSEICEREQDDHVVPFHESAEFEEPTDPLAYPDEQPLPLESLHETDPTAQEASETEQEEEATASQRLDQPPNEQNEVEDDKAPETPTYSVATQISDKKFLLERKRSLSLSLDGSVASEMELSEPSTVDQLKSALQAERKALSALYSELEEERSAAAIATNQTMAMINRLQEEKAAMQMEALQYQRMMEEQSEYDQEALQLLNELVTKREREKQELERELDMCRQKVLHYEDKERRRMASFKANGHSPNGNGTSVSSSGEDSDGHSDEYCELGESPDGSNLQSPSDATFSPRTDQENKKHLVALDDSLTYFEMERLSILEELKTLEERLFTLEDDDINDTSAAVGRSSDEYELSADGLHSPGNGDITSDKAKFEGRNSICRGKSLLPLFDAAGDESSDQTPSARVGDVQVDNSTKPVSVLVKEQERLAIIEEVDHVYERLQALEADKEFLRHCIKSLKKGDRGMDLLQEILQHLRELRSVELHVKHAGDALAANSA, encoded by the exons atggcggcgacggcggcggcggcgagcaggttCGCGGCGGCGCTGTTCCACAGGAGGACGCGGAGGGTCACGTCGGCGCTGGCGTACGCCGTCCTGGAGTGGACGCTCATCGCGCTGCTGCTGATCAACGGGCTCTTCTCCTACGCCATCGCCCGGTTCGCCGCCTACTTCGGGCTCAGGCCGCCGTGCCTCCTCTGCTCCCGCGTCGACCGCCTCTTCGAGaaggcgacggaggaggaggatggcgcgcGGTGGCTGCGGAGCGTCCTCTGCGGCGCCCACGCGGCGGAGATCTCCGGGCTCGGGAACTGCCTGCACCACGGTcggctcgccgacgccggcgacatGTGCGAGGCCTGCCTGTCTTCTTCCAAGGAGGAGAGCATAAAAGATGCAGGGGAGGAGAGCGCCACGGTGTGCTCTTGCTGCTACGCCGTTGTGAAAACCTCCTCGCGCGAGCTGCCGGATAAAGGACAAGGCCAATCGGAGGAGAAGACAACCGAAGAAGACAGAAACCAAGGGTATGTTCCATTGGCTCAAGAGGAGCAcggcgaagaagaagaccaAGGATATGTTATTTTGGCTCAAGAGGAGCacgacgaggaagacgaagaagagCATGGAGAATTTCAGGAGGAAGAGCGGCAAGAAGAGGTGGACGATAAAGACGAGCAAGAGGAGAAGATGGCCGCCGTCCAGGACGAGTCCTTGGAAGTCATGGCTGTCGGAGAAGAGATCGAGCTCGACGGAGAGCGCTTGGTGTCGGTGGCAGCCATCGATGAGATGACAATCGCCGACGAGTCAGGTTTGCATCAGGCGTGCTgtgaaaaggagaaagaaatgGACCATATCGACGGCGAGCACGAGTTGAGAGATCTTGATATCGGAGTTGTTCTTGAGGAGAAGAGGATGTTGGATTCTTCGGCTGCAGCGGCGGATGTCGCGATTGAGGACGACTTTGTTGTGCCTGTTCCTTGTGCAGAGCCTGTCACAAGCCCACCTGATCCTCATGAGAATATCATCCCCCACGATGATGAATTGGTTATTGAAGATGTTGCTCAAATTGGAGATGCCACTGCTGAAGAAGAAacagttgaagaagaagaagttgagacagctgaagaagaagaaattgttGTGCCCGAAG TCATTGAAGAAGTTTCTGAAGATGACAATCAATTGTCCAGTCTTGTCATCTGGTATGCCAGTCTCATCGTTTTCCTTTCAGTCACTGAAGCAGTTCCTGAAGATGACAACAGATCAGCAGAGGTGGACACTAACTGTGAGGTATCAATCGGGAGTGAGATATGCGAACGGGAGCAAGATGACCATGTCGTGCCGTTTCATGAATCAGCAGAGTTTGAGGAGCCAACTGATCCATTGGCGTACCCAGATGAGCAGCCACTGCCATTGGAAAGTCTCCATGAAACAGACCCAACTGCGCAAG AAGCAAGTGAAACcgaacaggaggaggaggcgacggcgagccagAGATTAGACCAGCCACCAAACGAACAGAACGAGGTTGAAGACGACAAGGCACCTGAGACACCGACCTACAGCGTTGCCACACAAATCTCAGACAAAAAGTTTTTGCTTGAGAGGAAACGGTCACTATCCTTATCTTTGGACGGGAGTGTGGCAAGCGAGATGGAGTTGTCCGAGCCTTCCACCGTTGATCAGCTGAAATCGGCGCTGCAAGCGGAGCGAAAGGCACTCAGCGCATTGTACTCCGAGCTTGAGGAAGAGAGGAGCGCCGCTGCCATCGCGACCAACCAGACTATGGCAATGATCAACAGGTTGCAGGAAGAGAAGGCAGCAATGCAGATGGAGGCTCTGCAATACCAACGGATGATGGAGGAGCAGTCGGAGTACGACCAGGAGGCGCTGCAGTTGCTGAACGAGCTGGTCAccaagagggagagggagaagcaGGAACTGGAGAGGGAGCTGGATATGTGCAGGCAGAAGGTGCTACACTACGAGgacaaggagaggaggagaatggCAAGCTTCAAGGCTAACGGGCATAGCCCCAATGGTAATGGCACTTCTGTGTCATCCAGTGGTGAGGACAGTGACGGGCACTCCGATGAATACTGCGAACTAGGTGAGTCCCCGGATGGCAGCAATCTTCAGAGCCCGTCTGATGCTACTTTTAGCCCCAGGACAGatcaagaaaacaagaaacatctGGTGGCTCTTGATGACTCCTTGACGTACTTTGAGATGGAAAGGCTATCTATCTTGGAAGAGCTCAAGACATTGGAGGAGAGGCTCTTCACATTGGAAGATGATGACATCAACGACACCAGTGCTGCTGTGGGCCGATCTTCAGATGAATATGAACTGTCGGCTGACGGTCTCCATTCTCCGGGAAATGGTGATATCACCAGTGACAAGGCAAAGTTTGAAGGTCGAAATTCTATTTGCAGGGGAAAGAGTCTTCTTCCTCTATTCGATGCAGCTGGAGATGAGAGCAGTGATCAGACACCATCTGCAAGGGTTGGGGATGT